Proteins encoded by one window of Flavobacterium sp. N502540:
- a CDS encoding nuclear transport factor 2 family protein, with the protein MKKPILLLLFVTFFANAQTSEKDKVNQTIDAWHKAAGEVKFDAYFDLMAEDAIFIGTDATENWIKKDFKVWAKPYFDKGTAWNFTALERHIFFDKTGKIAWFDELLNTQMKICRGSGVLIKVGKEWKIQHYVLSMTVPNEEVNAAIKIKAPIEDVLIAKLQKK; encoded by the coding sequence ATGAAAAAACCAATCTTACTTTTATTATTTGTTACCTTTTTTGCAAACGCACAGACTTCTGAAAAAGACAAAGTCAACCAAACTATTGATGCCTGGCACAAAGCAGCCGGCGAAGTAAAATTTGATGCTTATTTTGATTTAATGGCCGAAGACGCTATTTTCATCGGAACTGATGCCACCGAAAACTGGATCAAAAAAGATTTTAAAGTTTGGGCCAAACCCTATTTTGACAAAGGAACGGCCTGGAATTTTACAGCTTTAGAACGTCACATCTTTTTCGACAAAACCGGAAAAATTGCGTGGTTTGACGAACTGTTAAACACACAAATGAAAATTTGCCGCGGATCGGGGGTTTTGATTAAAGTAGGGAAAGAATGGAAAATTCAGCACTATGTTTTATCTATGACGGTTCCTAATGAGGAAGTAAATGCAGCGATCAAAATTAAGGCTCCTATCGAAGACGTTTTGATTGCAAAGCTTCAAAAAAAATAA
- the wrbA gene encoding NAD(P)H:quinone oxidoreductase, which yields MKKQLLVLLIAVFIGFGVNAQVKSSEINVLVLIYSQNGGTYKMAKSIADGIQEYPNAKAIIKRIPSINPKEKLNADVEKLPIATIEELADYDGIAFGSPVHFANISADMSSFFSQSIPLWTSRTLEGKPATVFMSAGSGAGKEAAILSFWNILASHGMVIVPTGIMGAATLDKTVPQGNTPFGATSLAGSVGTRPSQSELNLAKEQGKALARVASGLKNTENSKGVKTTAIEVKSDINKTLKDNNIVLPEAPKPVGNYVPFTISDHKVYINQVALKDGKILNPGKVGATVTEEQAKEATYQTMLNVIAVLKEACGGDLNKVKQCVQLTGYFNTTLEYTQHAALMNSASNLTALVFGEKGKHARATIGAASLPINSAVEIQAIFEIE from the coding sequence ATGAAAAAGCAACTACTCGTATTATTAATCGCAGTATTTATAGGCTTTGGCGTAAATGCGCAAGTAAAATCATCTGAAATAAATGTGCTGGTTTTGATTTATTCTCAAAACGGCGGAACTTATAAAATGGCCAAGTCTATTGCCGACGGAATTCAGGAATATCCCAATGCAAAAGCAATCATAAAACGTATTCCTTCGATCAATCCGAAAGAAAAACTGAATGCTGATGTAGAAAAATTACCAATTGCAACCATCGAAGAATTGGCCGATTATGACGGAATTGCTTTTGGAAGTCCTGTTCATTTTGCAAATATTAGTGCAGATATGAGTTCCTTCTTCAGCCAGAGTATTCCGCTTTGGACTTCAAGAACTCTGGAAGGAAAACCGGCTACTGTGTTTATGTCAGCAGGATCGGGAGCCGGAAAAGAAGCTGCGATTTTATCGTTCTGGAATATTCTTGCGTCTCACGGAATGGTAATCGTTCCAACGGGGATTATGGGAGCAGCCACTTTAGACAAAACAGTTCCACAAGGAAACACTCCGTTTGGCGCTACTTCTTTGGCGGGATCTGTGGGAACACGTCCGTCACAAAGCGAATTGAATTTGGCTAAAGAACAAGGAAAAGCGTTGGCAAGAGTGGCTTCGGGATTGAAAAATACTGAAAATAGTAAAGGAGTAAAAACAACTGCTATTGAAGTTAAAAGCGATATCAACAAAACCTTAAAAGACAATAATATTGTTCTTCCTGAAGCTCCTAAACCGGTTGGGAATTATGTTCCTTTTACGATTTCAGATCATAAAGTATACATTAATCAGGTGGCTTTAAAAGACGGAAAAATTCTAAATCCCGGAAAAGTTGGCGCAACAGTTACCGAAGAACAGGCTAAAGAAGCAACGTATCAAACGATGTTAAATGTAATTGCAGTTTTGAAAGAAGCCTGCGGAGGAGATTTGAACAAAGTAAAACAATGCGTACAGTTAACAGGGTATTTCAACACTACACTGGAATATACGCAACATGCAGCCCTTATGAATTCGGCTTCAAACCTTACCGCGTTGGTTTTTGGAGAAAAAGGAAAACATGCCAGAGCGACTATTGGAGCGGCTTCGTTACCGATAAATTCGGCTGTAGAAATTCAGGCGATTTTTGAAATTGAATAA
- a CDS encoding oxidoreductase produces the protein MKKAILYGASGLVGSYILENLLNNATYEQVIIVVRKDLNIQHPKLKILIGDFNTLSKVIKDIQVDEVFIALGTTQKKTPDKKLYYQIDHDYPILATKLAKENGAKAVFLVSALGANAKSSIFYTKLKGETEQGIISLNLEHTYIFRPSMILGDRKESRPMEKVFIGIFKLINPLFVGSLSKYKGIEAEDIAKAMVKSAEQLDQKVKILHWEEMTALLK, from the coding sequence ATGAAAAAAGCAATTCTGTACGGAGCAAGCGGGCTAGTTGGCTCTTATATTCTCGAAAATTTGTTGAACAACGCTACTTATGAGCAAGTAATAATTGTAGTAAGAAAAGATTTAAACATCCAGCATCCCAAACTAAAAATACTGATAGGTGATTTTAACACCCTATCCAAAGTAATAAAAGACATTCAGGTTGATGAAGTATTTATTGCTCTTGGTACCACACAGAAGAAAACACCGGACAAAAAGTTATATTATCAAATAGATCACGATTACCCGATTTTGGCAACAAAACTGGCGAAAGAAAATGGAGCAAAAGCTGTTTTTCTGGTTTCGGCACTTGGTGCAAATGCGAAATCGTCGATATTTTATACCAAATTAAAAGGAGAAACAGAACAGGGTATTATCAGTCTGAATTTAGAGCATACTTATATCTTTCGTCCGTCGATGATTTTAGGAGACCGAAAAGAAAGCCGACCGATGGAAAAAGTATTCATTGGAATATTCAAATTAATCAACCCGTTGTTTGTGGGAAGCTTAAGTAAATACAAAGGAATAGAGGCCGAAGATATCGCCAAAGCAATGGTAAAAAGCGCAGAACAATTAGATCAGAAAGTAAAAATACTGCATTGGGAAGAAATGACGGCTTTGTTAAAATAA
- a CDS encoding HPF/RaiA family ribosome-associated protein, producing MKIQINTDKNIEGHERLEAYFSGELEKGLKRFEDKITRVEVHFGDENGEKFSLHDKKCVIEVRTAKLQPVTVTDHADTLEKAFIGALAKAKKSLTTTFEKMKAY from the coding sequence ATGAAAATTCAGATCAATACCGACAAGAACATCGAAGGACACGAAAGATTAGAAGCTTATTTCTCTGGTGAATTAGAAAAAGGCTTGAAGCGTTTTGAAGATAAAATTACCCGCGTTGAAGTTCATTTTGGAGACGAAAACGGGGAGAAATTTAGTCTGCACGACAAAAAATGTGTGATTGAAGTTCGTACTGCAAAATTACAACCAGTAACCGTTACAGACCATGCCGATACGCTTGAAAAAGCTTTTATTGGGGCATTGGCAAAGGCAAAAAAATCTCTTACTACTACTTTCGAAAAAATGAAAGCGTATTAA